GTCGGCTACCATTAAATCCAGCGTAGCGGTGTTCGCCACGTTACCGTTGTACGAAGTGTTGTCTTTCGAATCGTTCCAGGTATAAGAAGCGGTAATTTGTCCGTCGCGGAAATACCGGTACGTTCCGTCTACTACCAAGGCGTACTGGTTTTTACGGCCGGCGCTGATTAATTCCAACACCCGACCTACCTCGGTAGTTTTGCGGCTATTTACCCAGTTAGCCACGCCATTTTTGGTATCAATGGTAGAAGCAGGTACATACACGCCCCGATTGGCTTCTTCTTCAATTCTAAAATACGGTTGGTCTACCATGTTGCGATCTACGTACATGTAGTTGTTCCGCGCCCAGGCGGCAAATCCACTGATTCCGATCCGCAGGTTATCGTTTACAAAGCGGTTGATAGAGAAGTTAGTTTTGTAAACCACGGGCACCTTTGCGTCGGGGCTGTTGGTATTAATGGTTACTAATTTCGGAATAGCCGGATTGTTAAACAGTTCGGCACCGGGAGCGGTAGATGGGTCGGCCCGGTAGCCCGGGAAATTAGGAGTTGGTACTAAGGCTCCCGTAAGGTCTACGGAAGCTACTTTAGTGCCGTCGAATAAGATGTTGTTGATCATGGAGTACGGGTTTAAGGCCGAACCAAATACCCCGGCTCCTACCCGGATGATGTTCTTACGTTCTTCGTTCACGTCCCAGGTAAACTGCACGCGGGGCTGCAATTGAGTAGTGTTAATTTTATTATCGGTCCGGATACCTAACTCGTTATATACTACCGGGCTAAAATTTGCGCGGTTCAGGTATTGGGTATTATCCAGTCGTAAACCGGCCATTACTTCCAGGCCGTGGGCCAGTTTTGTATCCATTTGGGCGTAAACGCCGGAAGCTAATGAATTTACCACGTTGCTCTGGTCTTCGTTCAGGTAAATTTCCCGTACGTACCGGTACGGCGTCAGGCTGTTGAAATTTTCTAAACCAGTGAAGAAGAACCGGCCGTTCATTTCGCTGCCGTACCGGGAATTCATGCGGTTGTACATCACATCTACCCCGAAAGTAAAGTTAATTTTACCGGTATTGTAATAGAAGTTATCTACCAACTGCACCACGTTGCCTTTAAACCATTCCGGCGAAAAACGCTGACCCCCAATCTGAATAGAATTAAAGTAACTGCTAGAACCTGTTTTTGATTCTACGTTTTCCACGATCGCGCGCGGGATACCGTCCGATGGAAGCTCGGGACTTGGAATTACAGCTTCGTCCTGGAAGAAATGCTGCACTTTTACTTCGTTGGTAATTTTCGGATTCAGGATAGTCCGTAAAGAAAGCATCAAGCTGTTGTCGAATTTTTTGCGGTCGATGTACGATTCGTACGCGTTGATACCGGAATTGTCGCCTTCGGATAACAGGTCGTTTTCGCGTACCAGGTTGTTCCGTAAAGTCAATAAATTTTTAGAATTTAACTGCCAATCGATGCGGGCAAAAATCGCGTCGGTTCCTTTGGTTTTACCAAATGCGCCAAACTGCGGATTATTAGAAACGCCGTATTTAGAGCGGGCAATGCTTAAGAAATTATCCAGGGTTCCTTGGGTTACCCGGTTAGCAGCTTCATCGGCCGCGCCTTGGATGTTGGCGATATATACCGGACGAGAGTCGGCCTGGTGGTCCCAGGCTACGAAAAAGTGCGCTTTGTCTTTAATAATCGGACCGCCCAAGGAGAATCCGTACTGATTGGTATTGTAGTCCTGCACGCGTTTGTTACCCCGTAAATCGTAAGGGCTGGCCAGCCAATCGGTACGCATAAAGTTAAAAGCACTACCGGATAATTTATTGGTTCCTGATTTAGTTACGGTGCTGATAGTACCCCCGCCGCTGCGGCCCATGGTTACATCGTATTCGTTGGTTACTACTTTAAATTCCCGGATAGCTTCCATGGAAATAGAATAAGCACTGGACGTAGAACCACCAGCAATGGTACCACGCGAGGTCATGCCGTCGATGGTAAAGTTGGTAGAAGAAGCCAACTGCCCGCCCAAGCTCGTACCACTGCTCAACGGTGAAAGGTCGATTAAAGAGGTAAAATTCCGGCCGTTTACAGGCAGCTTCGCAATGTCTTTAGCCGTGATAGGCGTGGAGGCTCCTAAGTTTGGTACCGTGTTTTTTAGAGAGCTGGCTACTACTTCTACGGCCTCCAGTTCGGTGGCGCTGGTCTGTAAAGCAAAATTTACTTTTAATTGGTCGCCTTGGTTCAGGGCAAATCCGGTTTTCTTTTGTTCGGTGTAGCCAATAAAAGATACGGTAATAGAGTAAGGCGCTCCTAAAGGCAACTGTTTAATAATATAATCGCCGTTTAAGTCGGTAACCGTACCCGCCTGAAAACCGGTTGATTCGTTCCGGACTAAAACCGTAGCCCCGATGATGGGGCTGTTGTTGGCTTCAGCTACTTTACCAATAATGGTAGCCTCGTTCCCTTGCCCGTAAACAGGTAAGAAGCCCGAAAACAGCAGGGTAAGTAGTAAAATACATCCTGTAAATAATCGTTTCATTGTTTGTTAATTAAGTAAGTAGTAGTTTTTGTTGTAGTGGTTGTCGTGTTAAAATCAGGCAATACTTTCTCTTTCACCCCGAAAATGGAGGTGACGCTAGTGGAAAGCAGAATAATTTTAGTTAGAGTATAGTCCGGCTGCCTTGCTGGCACCCCGACATTCAGTTTTGAATTGTATTGGTAAGCGCTAACCCATATTGGTCAGAAATATTTATTATCTGTAATTAATCCCGTCTTTATGGGCGCAAAAGTAGATTGGCAATGTTAAGGATGTATTAACCCATAGTTAACTTACTGTTGCTTTTCGCGGGGCCGCATTGATTTTGGGATGAAATATTAGAAGCGGAAATGGCGGGTTCAGGAAAAGGTTCCGGATAAGTAGGGTTAATAAAGCAGAATACTTGTAGGTAGGCAATATCGCGTGCATTAAGAAAAATGGTGTGTTACGTTTAATGTAAAGAAACAGGCAAACAGCAAACAGCCCCGGCGGGTAGCAGATACGATCTGGCATCTGCTACCCGCCGGGGTTGTTTGCTTATTTCTTTAATGCTTATATAAAGAGCAGAATTTTAAAAAATTTAAATTTCTGGCGTATTATGTATTAGCGTACCGACAAAGATAAATTACCGCTGCCGGCATCAGCGGTTATCCGGACGCCGCCGCCGTTTAACTTGCCCCGAACTTCGTCTTTTTGAATAACTCCATTAAAGGCATTTAGCGTACCTACGTTTACTTCATCGGCTTGTAAATCTAAATCTGCGGAAATGTTTTTGGGCAAATGCAAAGAAATATCGCCGCCCGAGTTGTTGAGTTTAATGTATTTGCCGGGTTTTTTAATCGCTACTTCCAGGTTTCCCCCGCTCGTTGACGTGGACAAGCTACAGGCCATATCTTTTAATTCGATGTCGCCGCCGGAAGTGTGAGCGCTTAGTTCGCCGGTAATGTTATTTCCGTCTACATCGCCGCCCGAAGTACTGGCATTAATTACCCCGTTTAAGTTAGTTAAGTGTAAAGAACCACCGGAAGTAGCCAGCTGCAAATTACCGGTACAATCAGTGGCGTTTATATCGCCGCCGCTGGTAGTTAAATCCATAAAATCTTTCGAATTTTTCAGGTGAATGCTGCCTCCGGATGTACTGCCTTTGGTGCGGCCGCTTACCCGGTCAATCTGTAAATCGCCGCCGCTGGTAGTAAAATGCTGCTCTCCGGAAATGTTGGTTAATTGAATGTTGCCCCCGCTGGTGGTTAAATTGGTAGCCACTTTCTCGGGCACAAACACCCGAAACGAAATATTCAGGCCGCGTTTCCAATCCATTCCTTGTTCTCTAGGCTTGGCCCGAGCAATAAGTTTGCCGCCACTTACCGTAACCGAAAGGTCATAATCTTCGGCTAAGCGTTTCTGAATTTCGTCTTTGGTTAAGGTTTGGCCGGAGCGTTCGCGGTTGCTGTTTACGTAAACTTCCACGCGGGCATCGGCATTACTGCCCCCCGTTACGGCAATGCTGCCCCCTGAGGTTTTTACTTCTACGTTTTTTATTGCCTCGTTAGCTAAGGACTTGGTAAGGTAAGGTGCCTGGCCCGCTTTAATCTGGGCGTTTGCGGTTAAACTCAGGCCAACCAATAAAAGAGAGATAAAGGTTTTCATAATTTTAAATTTTTAAAATTTCATTTATTATGCTGTTTCAAAAAACTTTATGCAGAAGCCATGTATACAAACAGACGCGTGGAGTGGAGTATTTATTTTATAATTTTACTCATAATAACAATACCATAAAATATACTGCATTGATAAACAAACATTTGTGTAAATATAAACGGTAATTTTGCAATTTAAAAGTGTACGGTTGCGGTACAGTGCTGTCCGGATTTGTACGGCGGCGGAAGGTTATTATGAGTAATCTTGCTGGTTGAGGAGTTTGCCTATTGGCGGCTTTACCCTTCCGCCCTAAAGGGCACCTTCCCTAAAAACAGGGAAGGAGATGCAGTTATCCTGGAAGTTGCAGTAAGCAACTCACTACACCTGGTAGAATCTAGCGGTAAAAATTTAACTTTGGCTACAATGATGTGAGTAACTTGGAAGCTGTTTAGCCTATATAAAACTAGAGGCCACCTTCGCCTTTGGGGGTGTCTCCACCACCAAAACGGGATAGCGCAATAAAATACTACTCCTAAAAGCTTCTGGTTGGTACCTTTACTTATTACACTTTAGAATGCTTAACAGCTTCTTGTTTTATCTTACTTAAGCAGCGTCTTATAAAGTCTTATCAACTTCATTATAAGAGTGTTGAATAATGACCAGTTGTAGTCAGAAACATAAAATAAAAGACTCTCCTTAAGTAGCAGTTCCCAAAAGCCGCATCTCCTCCCCTGTTCTTAGCTTGCCGCAGCCGGAGGGGTAAAATCCGGAAAGTCCTAAGTTAAAATCTGCTTTTTTTAAAATTTCTCCCGATTACTTTACCACCAACACCGAATTAGTATATCCGTTTTCTTCCAGGGTGGCGGTATTGCCGGGATCCAGCATCCAGTTGCCGTCTATTACTATTTTATACTGATATTGACCGGGAGTTAAATTCAGGCGGCAAATCCAGGTATCGCCTTGTTTTACAAAAAAGTGATGATAGGCATTCCAGCCGTTAAAGCTGCCGGCCAGAGTAATTAATTTGGCATTGTTATACCCTTTTAATTTAAATTCGATGTTGCCCTTGGGTGGGTTGGTGGCCGTTAGCTGGTCGGCAATATGTTTGGCTTCCTTGTTTTGCGGGTCGAGGGCGTAGGCTTTTAAGTAGTTGGTAGCAGCGGCTTCTTTATCGCCGTTGAGCAAACAGGCATAGGCGTAGCTGTCGTACACATTCGCCGATTGTGGGTAGGCCTCCAGGTTTAGTTGCAGCACTTCTTTGCCTTCGCGTAATTTCCCGCTCCGCAGCAATTGGTAACCAATGTTGTTCAGTTCATCTTCGGCAATTTCGGGTTTGTGATCGGGTTTTAAGAACGGCTGAATAGCCGCGGTTACGCCTTGCTTGGGAATATGCTGCCGGAATAAAAATCCTGGACTGGTGTATTGTTCGTAGTCGATAAAAGCAATGGCGGGCTGTTCTTTGCTTGTGACTAGCTGCAAAATGCGTTTGGCTACGCTCAGGCCGTTATTGCTATTGGTAAAATATACCACACCTAGTTTTTCTTTCGGGTAAGCCAGCATGTAGCACCGGAAACTGTAATTGTCGCCCCAATGCCAGAAAGCTTTTGCGCCGGCCACTTCCTGCAAGCCTACTCCTAAACCCCAGGCCACTGTCTTGGACATAGCTTCGGCTTCATCTTTCGTTCTTTTTTCCGGTACGGCTACCTGGGGCGTGAGCATAGCGGCCAAGGTACTTTTTTTAAGTTTTTCCCCGTTGAGCAAGGCCGTCATAAAGGCTGCATAATCGGGGGCCGTGGTGTGTAACGAAGCGGCGGCGTTGGCAGTAGTGGGTTTATTTTTGGGCAAAGGATTACTAAAGGCATCGTGCGGCGTAGCCGTTTTGGCGTCGAAATCGGGCCGCCAGGTATAGCTGCTGTTGGGCATGCCCAGTGGTTTAAATACTTTTTCGCTTACCACCTCATTGAGCGTTTTACTGGTTATTTTCTCTACTACTTTTTGCAGGTACACGTAGCCTTCGCCGGAATAGCTAAATTTCTGGCCGGGTTCAAAGTTAATGCGCAGCGAGTCGTTATTGCGCCAGTTCGGGAACCCGGACGTGTGGCTCAACACCATGCGGGCGGTTATTTTTTTATAGCGCGCATCCTTTTCAATATCCGGGTAAGGCAAGTACGTATACAGGGGCTTATCCAGGTTTAATAATCCTTGATCTACTAATTGCAGGCAAGCATAGGCAAAAACCGGTTTGCTTAACGAAGCCGCCTCAAAAACAGTATTGATAGCCATTTTCTCTTTGGTCTCGGCGTTTTTAAACCCGTAAACCTGGGTGTAATGCATTTTACCCTCTTTAATCACCGATATAGCTAGCCCGGGAATTCCGGCACTATCGAGCAGAGGCGGAATAGCATTATTTAACTGTATGGCGGTTTGAATTTTAGGTAAATCTCTTTGATCCACAACACGCTGCGCCATAGCTCTACCAGTGAAAGCTAAACACAGGCTTACAAACAGCCATTTTTTAAATTTTTGCGTTGGCAACAACATAACAGCACCTCTTTTTTGCACAACTCGCGCATGAATGCATGAAAGATAATTGTCGGAAATTTAAAAAACTATTCGGTGCGCAAACTCTTTACCGGGTTGGCTACTGCTGCTTTGATGGCCTGAAAACTAACGGCTAGCAACGCCATTAGAATAGCCGCCAGACCCGCCAGAGCAAATAACCACCACGAGATCGGGGTACGGTAAGCAAAATCCTGTAGCCACTGGTGCATAAACCAGCCAGCTAAAGGCCAGGCAATTACGTTAGCCAGTAACACCAATTTTAAAAAATCACGGGAAAGCAACGTTACAATAGAAGTAACCGAAGCCCCCAGTACTTTGCGGATGCCGATTTCTTTGGTGCGCTGCGTAACGGTAAAAGCTACCAAGCCCAGTAAACCCAAACAAGCGATAAAAATGGCCAACCCTGTTGCCAGCCGCACAATAGCCGCCGTCTTTTGCTCATTGTCGTAAAAATGGGCAATGGTCTCATCCAAGAAAGTATAGTGGAAGTTTTGGTCCGGGTACAATTTTTTAAATTCTTGTTCCACTTGGGCCATCGTGGCTTTAACTTCCGCGGCAGACTTGCCGGAAGTGACTAATTTTAGATTGAAAGTACGAGCATATCTATTTTCGGAACCAATAAAAACCGGCTCAATGGCTTTATGTAAGGATTGCACGTTAAAATCCGAAATTACTCCCACAATAGGCAGCTTTTTCTGGTCGAGCAGCAGGTATTTGCCCACAGCTTCGTCGGCCTGTTTAAAACCTAAACTTCGGGCACCAGCTTCGTTTATCAGCAATTCCTGTAAAGTATCGGCGGGGCGTATATTGCGCCCGGCTAGCAGCTTAATGCCATACAGATTAATGTAGTTTTCGTCGCCGGATTTATTGTGCAGAATTAAGCTAATTTCTTTTTTACCGTCGAGGTACTTAAATACCATGGTGTTGGTGCCGGAAAGGGCCGGGGTAGAGTGGCTTAAACTTACTTGCGCTACTGCGGGCATTTGCCGGATCTTGTTTAGTAACACAAACTTCTTCTGGCTTTGGTCGCGCCAGTCAGTTTCAAAAGTAACAATTTGGTCTTGCTTGAAACCCATGTCCTGGTTGCGGAGGTAATTAATTTGCGCCCCTACGACGAGGGTTCCCAGAATAAATACCTGCGAAATGGTAAACTGAAACACAATTAAGGTTTTCCGGAGGTAAGCTTTGCGGGTAGTAGCCGTTGCTATTTGACCTTTGAGCGATTGGATGGGCGCGGCAGCCGATAAAACCCAGGCGGGATAAAAACCTGCCAGCAAAGTAGTTATTACCAATACTGCGGCTAAAAACAACCATACCGCCGGGCTAAACCAAGGCAAAGAAATACCCGCGGGTAAAAATTTTGAAAAAGCAACCAGAACAGGGTTGGTGAGCAACACTGCCAGCAGTACTGCTACTAAAGTTAATACAAACGTTTCGCTTAAAAACTGTTTTATTAAACTCCCCCGGTTACTGCCTAATACTTTGCGCACGCCAATTTCTTTAGCGCGTTGTACCGATTGCGCCGTAGCCAGATTGATAAAATTAATAGCGGCAATCAACAGCAGAAAAGCAGCTACTCCCATCAGCGCGTACAAAGTGGGGCGATGCGCCAGCCGCACGTACCCGCCACCATAATCGGCGTTAAAATGAATATCGCGTAGTGGCTGCAGTAAAAACGAACGATTGTTATTGTACTCGTCTTTGGGTACGTGCCGGTTTATTAAAGCCGGAAACTGCCGGGCAACCTGGGCGGGCGTGGTTCCGGGGGTTAGTTGCACAAATAACTGCGACGACGAACTGGTACCAGCCCATTGTTTCAAAGCTAAATTTTCCTGCCAGGCTGGGTTTTGATTAGCGGTAGCGAGCGAAATAAAATTGGTAAAATGTAAATCGGTGTTTTGCTGCCAATCCTGCACAATGCCCGACACGGTGACGGTGGTGGTATCCTGGCCATCCAGATAAGTCAGCGTTTTACCCAGGTAATTGGCGGCTTTTTGCTTACCAAAGTAGGTCTGCGCCTGCTTTTCCGAAAGTACCACCTGGTACGGTTCCTGTAGGGCGGTCTGCGCGTTACCAGCCAACCAGTTATATTTAAAAATGGCAAAATACTCCGGATCCGCAATAATATATTTAATGCTGCTGGGGCTGTAATCCACCGTACGAAAATCAAACATTTTAATTTTACCCGAAGATTGCGGCACATGTACTTGCTCTACCGAATACAATTGAAAAGGCGCTACGTGGGCTAAACCGGTAATTTCTTGTTTTATGGCGGCAGGAGCAGCCCCGGAAACCCCATTATTTTTGTAAATCTCCCCGGCAAAGCCAAGGTGCGATACCACCCGATAAATTTTACTTTGTTCCGCGTGAAACGTATCGTAACTTAATTCGAACCGGGCCAGTAAAAAAATAACTAAACACGCGCTAATGCCAATGGCTAAGCCCAGCACATTAATTCCGGAAAAAGCCGGATACTTCCACAAGTTGCGAATAGCTATTTTTAAATTGTTCCGGAACATATTTTTATAAATTTTAAAAATTTAAAATTTCGGGTGATCAACTACTCGCTACGCAACGCTTGCACCGGGTTGGCTAAAGCAGCCCGGATCGCGTGAAAAGAAATGGTGATTAAGGAAATTATAACCGTGGCCAGGCCCGCTACCCCAAACACCCACCAGCTTACGGGCACCTGGTAAGCAAAATCCTGGAGCCACTGGTGCAAACTATACCAGGCCACCGGCCAGGCCAGCACATTGGCAATTATAACCAGCATTACAAAATCTTTGGATAACAGGGTAACAATATCCGGAACGGAAGCGCCCATAACTTTGCGCACGCCAATTTCTTTGGTACGCCTCGCCACGGCTAAAGTAGCCAACCCGAACAAGCCCAGGCAGGAAATAAAAATAGACAAGCCCGATGCAATGTTAATCATCTGGCCCAGGCGCTGCTCCTGCCGGTACTGGTTTTCCAGGTTTTGGTCCAGGAAGGTATAGGAAAATGGTTCGTTGGGCGCAATTGTTTTCCAGGTTTGTTCCAGTAAGGTTACTTGCTCTGCCAGGTTACCAGGGTGCAGCCTTACGGAAATATCGGATTGCGACGAAGAAGAGATCATTAAATTTTCGATGCCTTGGTACAAAGAGTCGGGCTGCATGACCAGTACCAGCGGTTTTACCGGCGTATGCAACGATTCGAAGTTAAAATCTTCGACTACGCCAATAATGCGGTGCGCCGGAAAGTCGCCGGGTAAACGGGCGTTCAACGGATCTTTCCAGCCGTATTCTTTTACTAAAGCTTCGTTTACAATAACCGATTGAAATTTATCGGCGGTGTTGCTGGCTGAAAAGTTGCGGCCGGCCTTTAATTGAATGTTGTAGGTAGGAATAAAGTGCGCATCTACGTTATTTTGGGCAAATTCGCGGTATACTTTCTGGTTATCGTTGTAGCCTACTTCGGCCCAGGGCCCATTGCCAAAAGGAAACGCCGAAGCCGCCACCGCTGCTACCGCCGGGTGTTTACTAAGTGCCTCCCGAAAACGGGTAATCTGCGCCTGACCAGCTTCGCCACTTTGGGTAGTAGGAATTACTACTAAACGGTTGGTGTAGTAACCCAAAGGTTTACTTTGCAGGTAATGCATTTGCCGGTTCATTACCAGGGTGCCCACCATCAGAAACACCGAAAGCCCGAACTGCACTACTACCAGGCTGCGCCGGAACCAGCTTTGGTCGCCTTTAATGGTTAGTTTGCCTTTTAAAACTTCTACGGGTTTAAAGTTAGAAAGCACCAAGGCCGGATAACTACCGGCCACTAATCCCACTACCATTATTAAAACCAGCAACAAACCCATGGTGCCGGTATCGAGCACAAATTTTAAATTTTTATCGGCGAGCTGGTTAAATACAGGCAACAGCAAAACGGCCAGCAAAAAACCGGTAACCACGGCCAGCACCGTTAAGAACAAGGCCTCGCCCCAGAACTGCTGAATGAGTTGACCCCGGATGGCGCCCATTACTTTGCGTACGCCTACTTCGCGCGCCCGGCTCACCGAACGGCCAATCGAGAGCGTCATGAAATTAATGCAGGCAATGAGTAAAATAAAAAACGCAATGGTAGCTAGTATGTACGAGTAAGCCGGATTGCTAATTGGTTCCAGTCCTTCGGGCAAAGTGTTATTGAGGTGAATATCCCGGATGGGTTGCAGGTGAACATCGTAGGCTCCCGGCTGGTATTTTTCGCCGAAAGCTACTTTTACCATTTGGGGAAACTTGGCCTCTAATTGTTTAGCTTGGGTACCGGACCGCAGCAGCACGTAGGTTTCAGCTTCTACACGTTGCCAGTGGTTCAATGCTTTTTCGCTGCGGAGTTGTTTAATGCGCCCAAATGGCAGTAAAAAATTAAATTGAATGCTGGAATTGGTAGGTACATTCTGGGCTACGGCAGTTACGGTAAAAGCTTCCAGGGTAGAATCCAGTTGTATTTTTAAAATTTTACCTATGGGGTTTGTTTCGCCAAAGTATTTGTGGGCGGTGGCTTGAGTTAGAACCACGCTGTTAATTTCTCGCAAAGGTTCGGGGCTTTCTTTTTGCACCAAAGGAAAGTCGAACATCTGGAAAAAATCCGGCTCCACCAGGTGAATTTGCTCGGTAAAAATTTCGCTGCCGCGCTGTACTTTGCCATCTAGCTTTACCAGGCGGGTGGCTTTTTCTACTTCGGGGTAGTTGGCGACCAAGGCTGGTCCCAGCGGATATGGGGTAGTAGTATTAATGAAAGGCTCATTTTTATAAACCTCGTTAATCCAGGGGCGATAAATACGATCGGCTTTCGCGTGAAAATCATCGTAGCTCCATTCGTGTCGCACAAACAGCCCTATTAACAAGCAACAGGTGATGGCTATACTCAGGCCTAGCATGTTAATGGCCGAATAAGTCTTATGCCGGAAAAAGTGGCGAACCGCAATTTTAAAGTAGTTTTTCAGCATTGGCTTGAACTATTAAAATTATAGAATGGGCGTATGGCAAGGCTAAAAAGTAAACAGAAAGGCCAAAACCTAACAAAATTTACTCCAGCCAATAAGTACAGTATCCGTCCGGATAACCCAAGGGTGCTGACTTTATTCGTTGCGCAAAGCTTTTACCGGATTAGCTATGGCCGCTTTTATGGCCTGCATACTAACCGTAAGTAAAGCAATAAGAACAGCGGCAACGCCGGCCAGCGCAAATAACTCCCAACCCACGGATGCTCGGTAAGTAAAATTCTGTAACCAGTTATCCACGGCCCACCACGCCAATGGCCAGGCTATTATGTTAGCCAGCAGCACTAATTTTAAAAAATCAGCCGAAAGTAAAGCAACAATATTGGCGACCGAAGCACCCAGTACCTTTCTAATGCCTATTTCTTTAGTCCGCTGTTCGGCCGTGTAGGTTACCAGACCAAATAGGCCCAAACAAGAAATTAATATGGCCACCACTCCAAATACATTCACAATAGTATGAATAAGCATTTCGTTGCGGTACAGCTTTTCGTAATTATCGTCCAGAAAATGATAATCAAAGGGGTAAGCTGGATTTAGCTGCCGGGCAATTTTCTCGGCAGTTTTAATAGCTTCTACCGTACGACCAGGTTGGGTTTTAACAAGCACAAAATTGGTCCAGTTAGAGATATGCCGGATAACCAGGGGCTGAATGGGAACGTGCAGCGAAGCCAGATGAAAATCTTTCATCAGCCCGATTATGCGTCCTTTCTGGCCCATAAACGTGATCGATTGCCCCACCGGATCCTGAAAGCCCATTAGCTTAGCCGCCGATTCGTTTACCAAGATGTGAAGGGAATCGTTGGGGATAGCTTGAAAATCCCGGCCGCTCAACAACGTAATATTCATTGTTTTTACAAATCCGGTGCCTACCGTCATTTGCCAGATAGTTTCGATTTGCTTTGGATCTTTACCGGGCCAATCCAGGTTACCCGAAGTATTAGATCCGATATTTATAGGTAATTCTCCGGTAGTAGTTACTGCTTGTATCGCATCGGAGCGCAATAACTCCTGCTGAAAAACTTTTCGTTTGGTTGCCAGATTACCTTCGATGGGTACGTAAAATATGTTTTCGCGATCCAGCCCAAGCCGGGCGGTGCGCAGGTAATCTATTTGCCGCCCTACAACCAGCATGCCTATAATCAGGAATATAGACAGGATAAACTGAAAAACTACCAAGGACTGCCGTAAACGCGTAGCACTAACTCCCGTTTTTAAAGCTCCTTTAAGTACCCGCACTGGCTGGAGCGCAGACAAAAACAACGCCGGATAACTACCGGCAATTAAGCCGGTGAGTACGGCCAGCCCCAGTAAGGCAATCCATAATACTGGTTGAGCCAGCTGCAGCGAAAGTTGTTTTTGCGTAAAGCTGTTTACGTGGGGCAAGGCTAACCATGTTATAGCCAGCGCGAGCACTAAGGCTAATAACGCCATCAGTAACGATTCGCCCATAAACTGCTGCACAAGAGAAGAACGACCGGCGCCTATTACCTTCCGGACGCCTACTTCCCGGGAGCGGGCGGCAGAACGGGCCGT
The sequence above is a segment of the Adhaeribacter swui genome. Coding sequences within it:
- a CDS encoding ABC transporter permease, with translation MFRNNLKIAIRNLWKYPAFSGINVLGLAIGISACLVIFLLARFELSYDTFHAEQSKIYRVVSHLGFAGEIYKNNGVSGAAPAAIKQEITGLAHVAPFQLYSVEQVHVPQSSGKIKMFDFRTVDYSPSSIKYIIADPEYFAIFKYNWLAGNAQTALQEPYQVVLSEKQAQTYFGKQKAANYLGKTLTYLDGQDTTTVTVSGIVQDWQQNTDLHFTNFISLATANQNPAWQENLALKQWAGTSSSSQLFVQLTPGTTPAQVARQFPALINRHVPKDEYNNNRSFLLQPLRDIHFNADYGGGYVRLAHRPTLYALMGVAAFLLLIAAINFINLATAQSVQRAKEIGVRKVLGSNRGSLIKQFLSETFVLTLVAVLLAVLLTNPVLVAFSKFLPAGISLPWFSPAVWLFLAAVLVITTLLAGFYPAWVLSAAAPIQSLKGQIATATTRKAYLRKTLIVFQFTISQVFILGTLVVGAQINYLRNQDMGFKQDQIVTFETDWRDQSQKKFVLLNKIRQMPAVAQVSLSHSTPALSGTNTMVFKYLDGKKEISLILHNKSGDENYINLYGIKLLAGRNIRPADTLQELLINEAGARSLGFKQADEAVGKYLLLDQKKLPIVGVISDFNVQSLHKAIEPVFIGSENRYARTFNLKLVTSGKSAAEVKATMAQVEQEFKKLYPDQNFHYTFLDETIAHFYDNEQKTAAIVRLATGLAIFIACLGLLGLVAFTVTQRTKEIGIRKVLGASVTSIVTLLSRDFLKLVLLANVIAWPLAGWFMHQWLQDFAYRTPISWWLFALAGLAAILMALLAVSFQAIKAAVANPVKSLRTE
- a CDS encoding ABC transporter permease; the protein is MLKNYFKIAVRHFFRHKTYSAINMLGLSIAITCCLLIGLFVRHEWSYDDFHAKADRIYRPWINEVYKNEPFINTTTPYPLGPALVANYPEVEKATRLVKLDGKVQRGSEIFTEQIHLVEPDFFQMFDFPLVQKESPEPLREINSVVLTQATAHKYFGETNPIGKILKIQLDSTLEAFTVTAVAQNVPTNSSIQFNFLLPFGRIKQLRSEKALNHWQRVEAETYVLLRSGTQAKQLEAKFPQMVKVAFGEKYQPGAYDVHLQPIRDIHLNNTLPEGLEPISNPAYSYILATIAFFILLIACINFMTLSIGRSVSRAREVGVRKVMGAIRGQLIQQFWGEALFLTVLAVVTGFLLAVLLLPVFNQLADKNLKFVLDTGTMGLLLVLIMVVGLVAGSYPALVLSNFKPVEVLKGKLTIKGDQSWFRRSLVVVQFGLSVFLMVGTLVMNRQMHYLQSKPLGYYTNRLVVIPTTQSGEAGQAQITRFREALSKHPAVAAVAASAFPFGNGPWAEVGYNDNQKVYREFAQNNVDAHFIPTYNIQLKAGRNFSASNTADKFQSVIVNEALVKEYGWKDPLNARLPGDFPAHRIIGVVEDFNFESLHTPVKPLVLVMQPDSLYQGIENLMISSSSQSDISVRLHPGNLAEQVTLLEQTWKTIAPNEPFSYTFLDQNLENQYRQEQRLGQMINIASGLSIFISCLGLFGLATLAVARRTKEIGVRKVMGASVPDIVTLLSKDFVMLVIIANVLAWPVAWYSLHQWLQDFAYQVPVSWWVFGVAGLATVIISLITISFHAIRAALANPVQALRSE
- a CDS encoding ABC transporter permease produces the protein MLKSYFIIAVRNLVRHKVFSFINLFGLALGMSGALLIGLWVQDELKFNRFYPDLDRLYFVRIFDGQYTSNITSSPLTEALKTDIPEVEKATKLSWSQDLLVTVGEKAFKESGYYASSDFFDVFQLPIIQGNPRTALQSLTSIVITRKLAEKYFGNSDVVGKTIRLDNAKNYLIGAVVENIPFHSSVQFDWIVNFKVFEEDWMHNWNNNSFQTYVKLRPKVTATQAENTMRTLVSRYNPGPDSKNLRPILQPLSQVYLYGEYEQDKPVGGRIEYLQLFTLIAVFTLLIACVNFMNLSTARSAARSREVGVRKVIGAGRSSLVQQFMGESLLMALLALVLALAITWLALPHVNSFTQKQLSLQLAQPVLWIALLGLAVLTGLIAGSYPALFLSALQPVRVLKGALKTGVSATRLRQSLVVFQFILSIFLIIGMLVVGRQIDYLRTARLGLDRENIFYVPIEGNLATKRKVFQQELLRSDAIQAVTTTGELPINIGSNTSGNLDWPGKDPKQIETIWQMTVGTGFVKTMNITLLSGRDFQAIPNDSLHILVNESAAKLMGFQDPVGQSITFMGQKGRIIGLMKDFHLASLHVPIQPLVIRHISNWTNFVLVKTQPGRTVEAIKTAEKIARQLNPAYPFDYHFLDDNYEKLYRNEMLIHTIVNVFGVVAILISCLGLFGLVTYTAEQRTKEIGIRKVLGASVANIVALLSADFLKLVLLANIIAWPLAWWAVDNWLQNFTYRASVGWELFALAGVAAVLIALLTVSMQAIKAAIANPVKALRNE